One window from the genome of Myxocyprinus asiaticus isolate MX2 ecotype Aquarium Trade chromosome 30, UBuf_Myxa_2, whole genome shotgun sequence encodes:
- the LOC127421023 gene encoding 40S ribosomal protein S27 — MPLAKDLLHPTPEEERRRHKKKRLVQCPNSYFMDVKCPGCYKITTVFSHAQTVVLCVGCSTVLCQPTGGKARLTEGCSFRRKQH; from the exons ATGCCA CTCGCAAAAGACTTGTTGCACCCGACCCccgaagaggagaggagaaggcACAAGAAGAAGCGTCTCGTACAGTGTCCTAATTCTTACTTCATGGATGTCAAATGTCCAG GATGTTATAAGATCACAACTGTGTTCAGCCACGCTCAGACAGTAGTGCTTTGTGTCGGTTGCTCAACTGTGCTCTGTCAGCCAACTGGAGGCAAAGCTCGACTTACAGAAG GGTGTTCCTTCAGAAGGAAGCAGCATTAA